Proteins found in one Planococcus citri chromosome 2, ihPlaCitr1.1, whole genome shotgun sequence genomic segment:
- the tn gene encoding RING finger protein nhl-1 isoform X3, with translation MEQFEQLLTCAICLDRYRNPKLLPCQHSFCMEPCMDGLVDYVRRQVKCPECRAEHRIPYQGVQGYPTNVTLQRFLELHIEITGELPDPTSGQIMKRCNVCSEKAYCTMCLHCDKEICPECKGAHKDILRREISRITNQIRRALHRLEDILAYVEKSMLALQQNCTSVSEEVEELYGRLNKALKDRTEYLRNEIDRYLTTEHKNLSSLKENLQVEISNIQSNCDLADKYMQNEVVEWDDCELMDAKEIFLKTVEFIRYFETETGDYTRRAKFIMAHEPNQLVKHVAGYGDLSINNPHQFLTSGNAHPTSGNMLQPPGPGLMRSKSDHRLASQFRQQEERGGYDGNSENSGRVSPLGGRKFGERYPTRSATSDRLDNRYGRADRSEYGTDFDSGYDNEGGRSARSRFRSRLAARHANENADSDTDVQGPRSVRFSDTHIQHPCEKERDRVLDTEDVAKGPLSGITRLYDSPRVMKRLQETETKKIKKEKEPTPLQQQKFQPPPQRKPSNTAPVTQRQVSEDDEISRIKRQNKNAPAAPAEVPAETPPHRTTVPERVSSLRRDDSRDERQVSSPNRSSAASDRNRKTPAREAVSSEEDSNEDDKEQEEAVSSLQQTQRRSSKTPVTSGSRRSSASSDIVSQPGAVLKKSARSASSDSTASSESSTGSSSGVRNTGAAFTTDELRQQYLTRTGRESSAKGMADSNSGNSSPRTKVPPDTKKEVTPTTGASRFQSRFLSGANRTNSTSSPINEKPKAENVEEDNDDDEEETETSTESEETESEDEVGKKTETGAKSGLEKTDIGPLLARSANARDNGPGSPGANSSYRRSSRDDGSSSSRYNTNSDAYRPSYASPKDAIANRSSSKYLSNNRNDEPEPKSRFTSRFLNKSKSTAMAPTTDEDDYLQGTGRRYSGNDDSAYFRREPAAYTSFKDRKARLARSKSTHGFGEDLEGDLDENSASSYYPASYLASKASNAGNDLSRSRSSHVLKSRENSPERPLSSNTGFAEVGTTLRSQYMQKRQLCFKIGSRGSGPGCFTWPRGIAVGPDNSIVIADSSNHRVQVFDQNGKFMKEFGSFGNGEGEFDCLAGIAVNRIGQYIIADRYNHRVQVLDPSGRFLRAFGSQGTADGRFNYPWGITTDALGFIYVCDKENHRIQVFQSDGTFVGKFGSYGNKIGQLEHPHYIAVSNTNRVIVSDSNNHRVQIFDVNGRVLNSIASEGSSNGQFKFPRGVAVDDQGYILVGDSGNNRIQIFHPDGTFLRSFGCWGSGDGEFKGLEGVAVMSNGNILVCDRENHRVQVF, from the exons ATGGAGCAGTTTGAACAATTACTCACCTGCGCTATCTGTTTGGACCGATACAGAAATCCTAAGTTATTGCCATGTCAGCATTCATTTTGTATGGAACCATGCATGGATGGTTTGGTAGATTACGTCAGGAGACAG GTGAAATGTCCAGAATGCCGAGCCGAGCACAGAATACCATATCAAGGTGTTCAAGGATATCCCACCAACGTGACGTTACAACGGTTTCTCGAGCTGCATATAGAAATTACTGGCGAATTACCGGATCCAACCAGTGGCCAGATCATGAAAAGATGTAACGTTTGCTCAGAGAAAGCTTATTGCACTATGTGTTTACATTGTGATAAAGAGATATGCCCGGAATGTAAAGGAGCGCATAAAGACATTTTACGCCGAGAAATCTCTAGAATTACAAAtcag ATTAGAAGAGCTCTTCATCGTCTCGAAGACATACTGGCGTACGTGGAGAAAAGTATGCTGGCTTTGCAACAAAATTGTACGTCGGTTTCCGAAGAAGTCGAAGAATTATACGGCCGTTTGAATAAAGCGTTGAAAGATCGTACAGAATATTTACGAAATGAAATCGATCGATACCTAACCACCGAGCATAAAAATCTATCCAGTTTGAAAGAAAACCTACAAgtagaaatttcaaacattcaaaGCAACTGCGATTTGGCCGATAAATACATGCAAAACGAGGTGGTAGAATGGGACGATTGCGAACTGATGGATGCCAAAGAGATATTCTTGAAAACGGTCGAATTCATTAGGTATTTCGAAACTGAAACCGGTGATTATACCAGACGAGCGAAATTTATCATGGCTCACGAACCGAATCAATTAGTCAAACACGTAGCTGGCTACGGTGATTTATCGATAAACAATCctcatcaatttttaacatcGGGAAATGCTCACCCGACAAGTGGCAACATGTTACAACCACCTGGACCAGGTTTAATGAGATCAAAAAGCGATCACAGATTAGCTTCGCAATTTCGCCAACAAGAAGAACGAGGAGGATACGATGGGAATTCGGAAAATAGCGGCAGAGTGTCTCCTCTGGGAGGACGTAAGTTTGGAGAACGCTATCCTACCCGAAGTGCCACCAGCGATAGACTCGATAATCGTTACGGTCGAGCAGATCGATCCGAATACGGTACGGATTTCGATTCTGGTTACGATAACGAAGGCGGACGAAGTGCCAGATCACGTTTTCGATCACGCTTGGCTGCCAGACACGCTAACGAAAATGCGGATTCGGATACCGACGTACAAGGTCCGAGATCGGTTCGATTTTCCGATACACATATCCAACATCCGTGTGAAAAAGAACGAGACCGTGTGCTAGATACCGAAGACGTAGCCAAAGGACCGCTCAGCGGTATCACGCGTTTGTACGACTCGCCCAGAGTGATGAAAAGACTGCAAGAAACCGAAACGAAGaagattaaaaaagaaaaagaaccgACGCCgttacaacaacaaaaatttcaaccaccgCCTCAACGAAAACCATCGAATACAGCTCCGGTAACTCAAAGACAGGTCAGCGAAGATGATGAGATTTCGCGCATAAAACGACAAAATAAAAATGCTCCCGCTGCACCCGCCGAAGTTCCTGCCGAAACGCCGCCTCATCGAACTACAGTCCCTGAAAGAGTCAGCTCGCTGCGAAGAGACGATTCTAGAGACGAACGCCAGGTCTCTTCTCCGAATAGATCTTCGGCTGCATCCGATCGTAATAGAAAAACACCCGCCAGAGAA GCGGTTTCTAGCGAAGAAGACAGTAACGAAGACGACAAAGAACAAGAGGAAGCTGTGAGTTCATTGCAACAAACACAGAGGAGATCGAGTAAAACGCCTGTGACGAGTGGTTCGAGAAGATCTTCCGCCTCATCGGATATCGTATCTCAACCtg GAGCTGTTTTGAAGAAATCTGCTCGCTCAGCTAGTTCAGATTCGACCGCTTCTTCGGAGTCTTCAACGGGTTCGTCGTCCGGGGTTCGAAACACGGGCGCTGCTTTCACCACCGATGAGCTGAGACAGCAGTATTTAACGAGAACTGGTCGAGAATCCAGTGCGAAAGGAATGGCTGATAGTAATAGTGGAAATTCTAGTCCTAGAACCAAAGTTCCGCCAGATACTAAGAAAGAGGTTACTCCTACAACGGGTGCTTCCCGTTTTCAAAGTCGATTTCTAAGTGGAG ctaATCGTACAAATTCCACATCTTCACCTATCAACGAGAAACCAAAAGCTGAAAATGTTGAAGAAGATAACGACGATGACGAAGAAGAAACCGAAACGAGCACCGAAAGCGAAGAAACTGAAAGCGAAGATGAAGTTGGAAAGAAAACTGAAACCGGAGCTAAATCTGGCCTGGAGAAAACCGATATCGGACCACTTCTTGCTCGAAGTGCTAATGCTCGCGATAACGGACCAGGATCACCCGGGGCTAATTCATCGTATCGTAGGAGTAGCAGGGATGATGGATCTTCGTCTTCCAG ATATAATACAAATTCGGACGCTTACAGGCCATCTTACGCATCGCCAAAGGACGCCATCGCAAACCGAAGCAGCAGTAAGTACCTGAGCAACAATCGAAACGATGAACCGGAACCTAAGTCTCGGTTCACTAGTCgctttttaaacaaaagtaAAAGTACAGCAATGGCACCCACCACGGACGAGGACGATTATCTGCAAGGAACAGGTAGACGGTATTCGGGAAACGACGATTCTGCCTATTTTAGAAGAGAGCCAGCAGCGTACACGTCGTTCAAAGATAGAAAAGCGCGGCTAGCTCGAAGCAAAAGTACGCACGGTTTCGGCGAAGATTTAGAAGGCGATTTAGATGAAAACTCTGCCAGTTCATATTATCCGGCTTCGTATTTGGCATCAAAAGCATCTAACGCTGGCAACGACTTATCGCGGAGTAGGTCTAGCCACGTTCTTAAATCGAGGGAGAATTCGCCAGAACGGCCGTTATCCTCTAATACAG GTTTCGCAGAGGTAGGTACTACTCTTAGAAGTCAATATATGCAAAAGAGACAGCTGTGCTTCAAGATAGGAAGTCGGGGGAGTGGCCCCGGATGCTTTACATGGCCCAGAGGTATTGCCGTTGGGCCTGATAATTCCATTGTTATTGCTGATTCTTCAAATCATAGAGTTCAA GTTTTCgaccaaaatggaaaatttatgaaagaatTTGGTAGTTTTGGAAATGGCGAAGGAGAATTTGATTGTTTAGCTGGAATAGCAGTCAATAGAATTGGTCAATATATTATTGCGGATCGATATAATCACAGAGTTCAA GTATTGGATCCATCTGGAAGATTTTTGAGAGCATTTGGTAGTCAAGGAACTGCAGATGGTAGATTCAATTACCCATGGGGAATAACGACCGATGCTTTAGGATTTATATACGTTTGTGACAAAGAGAACCACAGAATTCAG gttttcCAATCAGATGGCACATTCGTTGGTAAATTTGGTTCGTACGGTAATAAAATCGGTCAATTAGAACACCCCCATTACATCGCAGTTTCCAACACAAACCGTGTCATTGTTTCGGATTCGAACAACCATCGAGTGCAAATATTCGACGTAAACGGCAGAGTTTTAAATTCAATCGCGAGCGAAGGCTCCTCCAATGGACAATTCAAATTCCCCAG GGGAGTGGCGGTAGATGATCAAGGTTATATTCTTGTTGGCGATTCAGGAAACAATCGTATACAGATATTCCATCCAGACGGCACGTTCCTGAGGTCGTTCGGATGCTGGGGCTCGGGAGACGGAGAATTCAAGGGATTGGAAGGAGTAGCAGTCATGTCGAACGGAAATATATTAGTTTGCGACCGAGAAAATCATCGCGTTCAAGTTTTCTAA
- the tn gene encoding RING finger protein nhl-1 isoform X4, with amino-acid sequence MEQFEQLLTCAICLDRYRNPKLLPCQHSFCMEPCMDGLVDYVRRQVKCPECRAEHRIPYQGVQGYPTNVTLQRFLELHIEITGELPDPTSGQIMKRCNVCSEKAYCTMCLHCDKEICPECKGAHKDILRREISRITNQIRRALHRLEDILAYVEKSMLALQQNCTSVSEEVEELYGRLNKALKDRTEYLRNEIDRYLTTEHKNLSSLKENLQVEISNIQSNCDLADKYMQNEVVEWDDCELMDAKEIFLKTVEFIRYFETETGDYTRRAKFIMAHEPNQLVKHVAGYGDLSINNPHQFLTSGNAHPTSGNMLQPPGPGLMRSKSDHRLASQFRQQEERGGYDGNSENSGRVSPLGGRKFGERYPTRSATSDRLDNRYGRADRSEYGTDFDSGYDNEGGRSARSRFRSRLAARHANENADSDTDVQGPRSVRFSDTHIQHPCEKERDRVLDTEDVAKGPLSGITRLYDSPRVMKRLQETETKKIKKEKEPTPLQQQKFQPPPQRKPSNTAPVTQRQVSEDDEISRIKRQNKNAPAAPAEVPAETPPHRTTVPERVSSLRRDDSRDERQVSSPNRSSAASDRNRKTPAREAVSSEEDSNEDDKEQEEAVSSLQQTQRRSSKTPVTSGSRRSSASSDIVSQPGAVLKKSARSASSDSTASSESSTGSSSGVRNTGAAFTTDELRQQYLTRTGRESSAKGMADSNSGNSSPRTKVPPDTKKEVTPTTGASRFQSRFLSGANRTNSTSSPINEKPKAENVEEDNDDDEEETETSTESEETESEDEVGKKTETGAKSGLEKTDIGPLLARSANARDNGPGSPGANSSYRRSSRDDGSSSSRYNTNSDAYRPSYASPKDAIANRSSRSEKDGSSLSSWARYLKNKYGNRSKDIKDNNLPSSAVSGPSSSTTSRRLSLGLPLRGNNSASVESSDDDQKNLEGSPNSPTAATAVQAGFAEVGTTLRSQYMQKRQLCFKIGSRGSGPGCFTWPRGIAVGPDNSIVIADSSNHRVQVFDQNGKFMKEFGSFGNGEGEFDCLAGIAVNRIGQYIIADRYNHRVQVLDPSGRFLRAFGSQGTADGRFNYPWGITTDALGFIYVCDKENHRIQVFQSDGTFVGKFGSYGNKIGQLEHPHYIAVSNTNRVIVSDSNNHRVQIFDVNGRVLNSIASEGSSNGQFKFPRGVAVDDQGYILVGDSGNNRIQIFHPDGTFLRSFGCWGSGDGEFKGLEGVAVMSNGNILVCDRENHRVQVF; translated from the exons ATGGAGCAGTTTGAACAATTACTCACCTGCGCTATCTGTTTGGACCGATACAGAAATCCTAAGTTATTGCCATGTCAGCATTCATTTTGTATGGAACCATGCATGGATGGTTTGGTAGATTACGTCAGGAGACAG GTGAAATGTCCAGAATGCCGAGCCGAGCACAGAATACCATATCAAGGTGTTCAAGGATATCCCACCAACGTGACGTTACAACGGTTTCTCGAGCTGCATATAGAAATTACTGGCGAATTACCGGATCCAACCAGTGGCCAGATCATGAAAAGATGTAACGTTTGCTCAGAGAAAGCTTATTGCACTATGTGTTTACATTGTGATAAAGAGATATGCCCGGAATGTAAAGGAGCGCATAAAGACATTTTACGCCGAGAAATCTCTAGAATTACAAAtcag ATTAGAAGAGCTCTTCATCGTCTCGAAGACATACTGGCGTACGTGGAGAAAAGTATGCTGGCTTTGCAACAAAATTGTACGTCGGTTTCCGAAGAAGTCGAAGAATTATACGGCCGTTTGAATAAAGCGTTGAAAGATCGTACAGAATATTTACGAAATGAAATCGATCGATACCTAACCACCGAGCATAAAAATCTATCCAGTTTGAAAGAAAACCTACAAgtagaaatttcaaacattcaaaGCAACTGCGATTTGGCCGATAAATACATGCAAAACGAGGTGGTAGAATGGGACGATTGCGAACTGATGGATGCCAAAGAGATATTCTTGAAAACGGTCGAATTCATTAGGTATTTCGAAACTGAAACCGGTGATTATACCAGACGAGCGAAATTTATCATGGCTCACGAACCGAATCAATTAGTCAAACACGTAGCTGGCTACGGTGATTTATCGATAAACAATCctcatcaatttttaacatcGGGAAATGCTCACCCGACAAGTGGCAACATGTTACAACCACCTGGACCAGGTTTAATGAGATCAAAAAGCGATCACAGATTAGCTTCGCAATTTCGCCAACAAGAAGAACGAGGAGGATACGATGGGAATTCGGAAAATAGCGGCAGAGTGTCTCCTCTGGGAGGACGTAAGTTTGGAGAACGCTATCCTACCCGAAGTGCCACCAGCGATAGACTCGATAATCGTTACGGTCGAGCAGATCGATCCGAATACGGTACGGATTTCGATTCTGGTTACGATAACGAAGGCGGACGAAGTGCCAGATCACGTTTTCGATCACGCTTGGCTGCCAGACACGCTAACGAAAATGCGGATTCGGATACCGACGTACAAGGTCCGAGATCGGTTCGATTTTCCGATACACATATCCAACATCCGTGTGAAAAAGAACGAGACCGTGTGCTAGATACCGAAGACGTAGCCAAAGGACCGCTCAGCGGTATCACGCGTTTGTACGACTCGCCCAGAGTGATGAAAAGACTGCAAGAAACCGAAACGAAGaagattaaaaaagaaaaagaaccgACGCCgttacaacaacaaaaatttcaaccaccgCCTCAACGAAAACCATCGAATACAGCTCCGGTAACTCAAAGACAGGTCAGCGAAGATGATGAGATTTCGCGCATAAAACGACAAAATAAAAATGCTCCCGCTGCACCCGCCGAAGTTCCTGCCGAAACGCCGCCTCATCGAACTACAGTCCCTGAAAGAGTCAGCTCGCTGCGAAGAGACGATTCTAGAGACGAACGCCAGGTCTCTTCTCCGAATAGATCTTCGGCTGCATCCGATCGTAATAGAAAAACACCCGCCAGAGAA GCGGTTTCTAGCGAAGAAGACAGTAACGAAGACGACAAAGAACAAGAGGAAGCTGTGAGTTCATTGCAACAAACACAGAGGAGATCGAGTAAAACGCCTGTGACGAGTGGTTCGAGAAGATCTTCCGCCTCATCGGATATCGTATCTCAACCtg GAGCTGTTTTGAAGAAATCTGCTCGCTCAGCTAGTTCAGATTCGACCGCTTCTTCGGAGTCTTCAACGGGTTCGTCGTCCGGGGTTCGAAACACGGGCGCTGCTTTCACCACCGATGAGCTGAGACAGCAGTATTTAACGAGAACTGGTCGAGAATCCAGTGCGAAAGGAATGGCTGATAGTAATAGTGGAAATTCTAGTCCTAGAACCAAAGTTCCGCCAGATACTAAGAAAGAGGTTACTCCTACAACGGGTGCTTCCCGTTTTCAAAGTCGATTTCTAAGTGGAG ctaATCGTACAAATTCCACATCTTCACCTATCAACGAGAAACCAAAAGCTGAAAATGTTGAAGAAGATAACGACGATGACGAAGAAGAAACCGAAACGAGCACCGAAAGCGAAGAAACTGAAAGCGAAGATGAAGTTGGAAAGAAAACTGAAACCGGAGCTAAATCTGGCCTGGAGAAAACCGATATCGGACCACTTCTTGCTCGAAGTGCTAATGCTCGCGATAACGGACCAGGATCACCCGGGGCTAATTCATCGTATCGTAGGAGTAGCAGGGATGATGGATCTTCGTCTTCCAG ATATAATACAAATTCGGACGCTTACAGGCCATCTTACGCATCGCCAAAGGACGCCATCGCAAACCGAAGCAGCA GATCGGAGAAAGACGGCTCATCGTTAAGTTCATGGGCTAGGTACTTGAAGAATAAATACGGCAACAGGAGCAAAGACATAAAAGATAATAATCTGCCTTCTTCGGCGGTCAGCGGTCCGAGCAGTTCGACGACATCGCGAAGGCTCTCTTTAGGACTGCCTTTAAGGGGTAATAATTCAGCCAGTGTTGAAAGTTCTGACGACGATCAAAAAAACCTGGAAGGCTCCCCCAACTCTCCTACAGCAGCTACAGCAGTCCAAGCAG GTTTCGCAGAGGTAGGTACTACTCTTAGAAGTCAATATATGCAAAAGAGACAGCTGTGCTTCAAGATAGGAAGTCGGGGGAGTGGCCCCGGATGCTTTACATGGCCCAGAGGTATTGCCGTTGGGCCTGATAATTCCATTGTTATTGCTGATTCTTCAAATCATAGAGTTCAA GTTTTCgaccaaaatggaaaatttatgaaagaatTTGGTAGTTTTGGAAATGGCGAAGGAGAATTTGATTGTTTAGCTGGAATAGCAGTCAATAGAATTGGTCAATATATTATTGCGGATCGATATAATCACAGAGTTCAA GTATTGGATCCATCTGGAAGATTTTTGAGAGCATTTGGTAGTCAAGGAACTGCAGATGGTAGATTCAATTACCCATGGGGAATAACGACCGATGCTTTAGGATTTATATACGTTTGTGACAAAGAGAACCACAGAATTCAG gttttcCAATCAGATGGCACATTCGTTGGTAAATTTGGTTCGTACGGTAATAAAATCGGTCAATTAGAACACCCCCATTACATCGCAGTTTCCAACACAAACCGTGTCATTGTTTCGGATTCGAACAACCATCGAGTGCAAATATTCGACGTAAACGGCAGAGTTTTAAATTCAATCGCGAGCGAAGGCTCCTCCAATGGACAATTCAAATTCCCCAG GGGAGTGGCGGTAGATGATCAAGGTTATATTCTTGTTGGCGATTCAGGAAACAATCGTATACAGATATTCCATCCAGACGGCACGTTCCTGAGGTCGTTCGGATGCTGGGGCTCGGGAGACGGAGAATTCAAGGGATTGGAAGGAGTAGCAGTCATGTCGAACGGAAATATATTAGTTTGCGACCGAGAAAATCATCGCGTTCAAGTTTTCTAA